A single Tumebacillus sp. BK434 DNA region contains:
- a CDS encoding sulfite exporter TauE/SafE family protein, with protein MEIELISVLAFGFLLGMKHAIEPDHVIAVSTIASQSQKLWRASLAGVFWGIGHTATLFVVGLLLMLMKNEIPETLAMTLEFAVGIMLVYLGLNAVFQFRKRKIHAHSHTHGGVEHNHFHSHEQVSAHEHPHPRVSYLKSVFIGFVHGLAGSAAMLLLTLETVDTVWQAMSFILVFGLGTVLSMLLFTTAISVPFLMTQDKPRFHSVLIRTTGAFSAVFGVYYMYGVGVTDGLFKLWFS; from the coding sequence GCATGCGATTGAACCGGACCATGTCATTGCCGTGTCAACGATCGCATCGCAAAGCCAAAAGCTGTGGCGCGCTTCGCTGGCCGGGGTGTTCTGGGGCATTGGCCACACGGCGACCCTGTTTGTGGTCGGCCTGCTGCTCATGCTGATGAAAAATGAAATTCCGGAAACGCTGGCGATGACGCTGGAGTTTGCGGTCGGCATCATGCTCGTCTACCTCGGGCTGAACGCGGTGTTCCAATTCCGCAAGCGCAAGATTCACGCCCACTCGCACACCCACGGCGGCGTGGAACACAATCATTTTCATTCGCATGAACAGGTATCCGCTCATGAACATCCACATCCTCGCGTCTCCTATCTGAAATCGGTCTTTATCGGCTTTGTTCATGGTTTGGCTGGCAGTGCGGCCATGCTGCTGTTGACGCTGGAGACGGTGGACACCGTCTGGCAGGCGATGTCGTTCATTCTGGTCTTTGGCCTCGGCACGGTCTTGTCGATGCTGCTGTTCACGACGGCGATCTCCGTTCCGTTCCTGATGACGCAGGACAAACCGCGCTTCCACAGCGTGCTGATCCGCACGACCGGCGCGTTCTCCGCAGTCTTTGGCGTGTATTACATGTACGGCGTCGGAGTCACCGACGGACTGTTCAAACTCTGGTTCTCTTAA
- a CDS encoding response regulator transcription factor: MTCRVLIADDHPLSRDAVRTLLEGVEPFELIGEAKNGQEAVELCAELSPDLVLMDINMPKLSGLEATRLIKKANSAVKIVMLTVSDDVADLFTAIQYGAQGYLLKNLDPDDWMHYLHTLLDENGEIPREMAGRLMHSFRSEKAPNEPSPAVLTGREREILACVAGGDTNKQVAERLVIAENTVKNHIKNILDKLSLDNRVQLAAYAVRHGFQREKP; this comes from the coding sequence ATGACCTGCCGCGTGCTGATCGCTGACGATCATCCCTTGTCCCGCGACGCCGTGCGAACGCTGCTCGAAGGCGTGGAACCGTTCGAATTGATTGGAGAAGCAAAAAATGGGCAGGAGGCGGTCGAGCTCTGCGCCGAACTGTCGCCCGACCTCGTGCTGATGGACATCAACATGCCGAAGTTGAGCGGGTTGGAAGCGACCCGCCTGATCAAGAAGGCGAACAGCGCCGTCAAGATCGTCATGCTGACCGTGTCGGACGATGTGGCCGACCTGTTCACGGCGATCCAATACGGGGCCCAAGGCTACCTGCTGAAGAACCTCGACCCGGACGACTGGATGCACTACCTGCACACCCTGCTCGATGAAAACGGCGAGATCCCCCGCGAGATGGCCGGCCGTTTGATGCACAGCTTCCGATCGGAAAAAGCGCCGAACGAGCCTTCGCCTGCCGTCCTGACCGGGCGCGAGCGGGAGATCCTGGCCTGCGTCGCCGGCGGCGACACGAACAAACAAGTCGCCGAGCGGCTGGTGATCGCCGAAAACACCGTCAAGAACCACATCAAGAACATTCTCGACAAATTAAGCCTCGACAACCGCGTGCAGCTTGCCGCCTATGCGGTGCGGCACGGATTTCAACGGGAAAAGCCATGA
- a CDS encoding sensor histidine kinase, with protein sequence MTYRTLKMFSILLPTFLIGGFEYIRHDYLLDVMTMEEGNLYITILTLILSFLFATWMFRMLERMNARLAEEQAKRAVYEERERLAQELHDGIAQTLFFLNVKLKKGRLDEASAAVATIDQQVRQAIFNLRALPEEGSSLRLRLEKWLGDFTTLTGIDVTPRLGLPDDRFTATEQVQLFGIIQEAFANIRKHSGAKQVDLTLQETATGGWQLAITDDGRGIAAPLEARQGYGLTMMQERAQKLGADFDITGTPSGGTQLLFTSCKGRLGR encoded by the coding sequence ATGACGTACCGCACGCTCAAGATGTTCAGCATTCTGCTGCCGACCTTTTTGATCGGCGGCTTCGAATACATCCGGCACGATTATCTGCTCGATGTGATGACGATGGAAGAAGGCAATCTTTACATCACGATCCTGACCTTGATCTTATCGTTTCTCTTCGCCACCTGGATGTTCCGCATGCTCGAGCGCATGAACGCCCGCCTCGCCGAAGAACAGGCCAAGCGCGCCGTGTACGAGGAGCGGGAGCGCCTCGCGCAGGAGCTCCATGACGGCATCGCCCAGACCCTGTTTTTCCTGAACGTGAAATTAAAAAAAGGCCGCCTCGACGAAGCGAGCGCAGCCGTCGCCACCATCGACCAGCAGGTGCGCCAGGCGATCTTCAACCTCCGCGCCTTGCCGGAAGAAGGCAGTTCGCTGCGGCTGCGGCTGGAAAAGTGGCTCGGCGACTTCACCACCTTGACCGGGATCGACGTCACGCCGCGGCTGGGGCTGCCCGATGACCGTTTTACCGCGACGGAGCAGGTGCAGCTGTTCGGCATCATCCAAGAGGCGTTTGCCAACATTCGCAAGCACTCCGGCGCGAAGCAGGTCGACTTGACGCTGCAGGAGACGGCGACAGGCGGCTGGCAGCTGGCGATCACCGATGACGGGCGCGGGATCGCCGCTCCGCTGGAAGCGCGCCAAGGGTATGGCCTGACGATGATGCAGGAGCGGGCACAGAAGCTCGGCGCCGATTTCGACATCACCGGTACCCCGTCAGGCGGGACGCAGTTGCTGTTTACTTCATGCAAAGGGAGGCTGGGACGATGA
- a CDS encoding DUF1269 domain-containing protein, which yields MAQHVFGLFETQEAARAAISALSPYVPQDKVSAISKADQLPDYVEQQVETDNIIDGTLIGTGIGAVLGLTAGFATALYPTAGNLLITLGPLAGAFYGSWSGGMVGALVDIGISPPNAQHYHDQVAHGKILLTAEVTDDNRQMVEQLFQDHGADSVLVR from the coding sequence ATGGCACAGCACGTGTTCGGTCTGTTTGAGACGCAGGAAGCGGCACGGGCGGCGATCTCCGCCCTGTCCCCGTATGTCCCGCAGGACAAAGTCTCGGCGATCTCCAAAGCGGACCAACTGCCCGACTATGTGGAACAGCAAGTCGAGACGGATAACATCATCGACGGCACCTTGATCGGCACCGGCATCGGGGCGGTGCTCGGCCTCACCGCCGGGTTCGCCACCGCCCTTTATCCGACGGCAGGCAACCTGCTGATCACGCTCGGCCCACTGGCCGGTGCGTTCTACGGCTCGTGGAGCGGAGGGATGGTCGGGGCGCTGGTCGACATCGGCATCTCCCCGCCCAACGCCCAGCACTATCATGATCAAGTGGCGCATGGCAAGATCCTGCTCACCGCCGAAGTGACCGATGACAACCGCCAGATGGTCGAACAGCTCTTCCAGGACCACGGCGCCGATTCGGTGCTGGTGCGCTGA
- a CDS encoding cytochrome c translates to MADPRDPNDQTKDSAGKFAEDPEQQSPQTPAPTPQSQVFMSDEEVETHQDKGHYDVVSDIKMGHAKVPTFLKFVYAALAFWGLYYALFAAPTDDRMQAAPSTEPSVEAGADTFATSCAACHNITAERKIGPGLAGAAGRLGDDGLKQVLHNGRPDKGMPAPPSLGLNDKQVESLFLYIKSLK, encoded by the coding sequence ATGGCAGACCCGCGCGATCCCAACGATCAAACGAAGGATTCCGCCGGCAAGTTCGCGGAGGACCCTGAACAGCAGTCGCCCCAGACCCCGGCGCCAACTCCGCAGTCACAAGTCTTCATGAGCGACGAAGAAGTGGAGACGCACCAAGACAAAGGCCACTACGACGTCGTCTCCGATATCAAGATGGGACATGCCAAAGTCCCGACATTCCTGAAGTTCGTCTACGCCGCCCTCGCCTTTTGGGGCTTGTACTACGCTTTGTTCGCCGCGCCGACCGATGACCGGATGCAAGCGGCGCCGTCCACCGAGCCGTCGGTGGAGGCGGGGGCGGACACGTTCGCCACGTCCTGTGCGGCATGCCACAACATCACCGCCGAGCGCAAGATCGGCCCCGGTCTGGCCGGAGCGGCCGGGCGGCTGGGCGATGACGGTCTGAAGCAGGTGCTGCACAACGGCCGTCCCGACAAAGGGATGCCGGCGCCGCCCAGCCTCGGTCTGAACGACAAGCAGGTCGAGTCGCTCTTTCTCTACATCAAAAGCTTAAAGTGA
- the ccoS gene encoding cbb3-type cytochrome oxidase assembly protein CcoS: MNTAAWLLIAVCLCMTCGAGLMIWWSYRDGQYEDVEGIKYRMLQDEFVQDEY, encoded by the coding sequence ATGAACACTGCAGCCTGGCTGCTGATCGCCGTCTGCCTGTGCATGACATGCGGGGCGGGACTGATGATCTGGTGGTCCTATCGGGACGGGCAGTACGAAGATGTGGAAGGCATCAAATACCGCATGCTGCAAGATGAGTTCGTACAAGACGAGTATTGA
- a CDS encoding cbb3-type cytochrome c oxidase subunit II: MANDAEKNPGILLIGAALLVMMGVIGTLVLPYFDEGVTTPTQTAKLKNYPTDSAEARGRHVYIREGCNYCHSQQVRPVRADSKLGPVSLPGDYYYDQPVVTGTIRTGPDLMWVGQRYSADWQHAHLLNPQKIGGAGSIMPKYTFLSKQDRDDLVAYLLSLKPAPQNKD, from the coding sequence ATGGCCAATGATGCTGAGAAAAATCCCGGCATTTTGCTGATCGGAGCTGCCCTGCTGGTGATGATGGGGGTGATCGGCACCCTCGTCCTCCCCTATTTTGATGAAGGGGTCACGACCCCTACCCAGACCGCCAAGCTGAAAAACTACCCGACCGATTCGGCGGAAGCGCGCGGCCGGCATGTCTACATCCGCGAAGGTTGCAACTACTGCCATTCCCAGCAGGTGCGCCCGGTACGCGCCGACTCCAAGCTGGGCCCGGTCTCCTTGCCCGGAGACTACTACTACGACCAGCCGGTCGTCACCGGCACGATCCGCACCGGGCCGGACCTGATGTGGGTCGGCCAGCGCTACTCGGCCGACTGGCAGCACGCCCATCTGCTCAACCCGCAAAAGATCGGCGGGGCCGGCTCGATCATGCCGAAATACACGTTTCTAAGCAAACAAGATCGTGACGATCTGGTCGCCTACCTGTTGAGTTTGAAGCCCGCTCCGCAAAACAAAGACTGA
- a CDS encoding cbb3-type cytochrome c oxidase subunit I translates to MAQSTSLTAASPFPKGSLTVKFFFYTALFYLLASMVLGLIVALKSVNPDFLTGSRFFQEYFQYGRLRPVHVNTAVIGWMTTMFFGITLYGVPVLCKTQLYSEKVGLFTAAYWNLNYIVGAGSILAGYQTGVEYGEMPLLFDIGVVICVALTLWNLFMTAVHRKERVLYVSLWYWIASVMFLAIVYIVGNIPAGWAGPGSAQMNYQYFYMHNIIGLWITPVGVGTLYYLLPKLTQRPIYSHKLSLIGFWTIAAFYVWNGPHHLINGPIPFWLMKAGIIPSLLLLIPVWSVLANVVGTMKGVWYKVSQNISLKFLMTGTLFYGLACIQGPFQSLMGPHAILHFTYWTVGHAHMPLFAGFSLIQFSAFYYILPRVAYRHIYSRALMNWHYWLSVLGFVIFAFAMWTAGIIQGFEWMDGKQLGASFVEMMESLHIFLISRAVGGTMMFLGQVFFVWNVFKTVTAGRHVTADDEIFMKTS, encoded by the coding sequence ATGGCACAAAGCACCTCCCTCACCGCTGCTTCCCCTTTTCCCAAAGGCAGCCTGACGGTGAAATTTTTCTTCTACACCGCTCTGTTTTACTTGCTGGCCAGCATGGTGTTAGGGTTGATTGTCGCCCTGAAGTCGGTCAATCCCGACTTTCTGACCGGCTCGCGGTTCTTCCAGGAGTATTTCCAATACGGCAGGCTGCGTCCTGTGCACGTCAACACCGCCGTGATCGGCTGGATGACCACCATGTTCTTCGGCATCACGCTCTACGGGGTGCCGGTGCTGTGCAAAACGCAACTGTACAGCGAAAAAGTTGGTTTGTTCACCGCAGCGTACTGGAATCTCAACTACATCGTGGGCGCCGGCTCGATCCTCGCCGGCTATCAGACCGGTGTCGAGTACGGCGAGATGCCGTTGCTCTTTGACATCGGGGTCGTGATCTGTGTGGCGCTGACCTTATGGAACTTGTTCATGACGGCCGTGCACCGCAAGGAGCGGGTGCTGTACGTCTCGCTCTGGTATTGGATCGCGTCGGTCATGTTTCTCGCCATCGTCTACATCGTCGGCAACATCCCGGCCGGCTGGGCCGGTCCGGGATCGGCACAGATGAACTATCAGTACTTTTACATGCACAATATCATCGGCCTGTGGATCACGCCCGTCGGAGTCGGCACCTTGTATTACCTGCTGCCGAAGCTGACCCAGCGCCCGATCTACTCGCACAAACTGTCCCTGATTGGCTTCTGGACGATCGCCGCGTTTTACGTGTGGAACGGTCCGCACCATCTGATCAACGGGCCGATTCCGTTCTGGCTGATGAAGGCGGGGATCATCCCGTCGCTCTTGCTGCTGATCCCGGTCTGGTCGGTGCTCGCCAACGTGGTCGGGACGATGAAGGGCGTCTGGTACAAAGTCTCGCAAAACATTTCACTGAAGTTCCTGATGACCGGCACCCTGTTCTACGGGCTGGCCTGCATCCAAGGGCCGTTCCAGTCGCTGATGGGGCCGCACGCGATCCTGCACTTCACCTATTGGACGGTCGGGCATGCACACATGCCGCTGTTCGCCGGCTTCTCGCTGATCCAGTTTTCCGCCTTTTATTACATCCTGCCGCGCGTGGCTTACCGCCACATCTACTCGCGCGCACTGATGAACTGGCACTACTGGCTGTCGGTGCTCGGGTTTGTCATCTTCGCCTTCGCGATGTGGACGGCAGGCATCATCCAAGGCTTCGAGTGGATGGACGGCAAGCAGCTCGGCGCGTCGTTTGTGGAAATGATGGAATCCCTGCACATCTTCCTGATCTCGCGCGCTGTCGGCGGGACGATGATGTTCCTCGGTCAGGTCTTCTTCGTCTGGAACGTGTTCAAGACGGTGACAGCTGGCCGCCACGTGACGGCGGACGACGAGATCTTCATGAAGACATCCTAA
- a CDS encoding peptidoglycan-binding protein, translating to MIYASRFLRLVSPYLRGPDVTALQERLVELGLMYDPPDGVYGPMTLDAVRRFQELQGLQQDGVVGPETWSAIGISEPGVQLNAAQAGEYRIQIDTERFVLYLYKSAHLVKTYSVGVGTMTMPTPLGDWKITQKALNPGGPFGTRWMRLSIPFGGYGIHGTDNPYSIGKAVSHGCVRMYNKDVDELYELVPIGTLVKITGEAQTSRILRIGVPYGNDVIEAQRMLQSLGYYKGDLDGLYGPNTAAAVRSFQADKDLVVDGIVGPNTLESIVQHYDEALGVRNP from the coding sequence ATGATCTACGCGTCGCGGTTCCTGCGGCTCGTCAGCCCCTATCTGCGCGGCCCGGATGTGACTGCATTGCAGGAGCGGCTCGTGGAGCTCGGGTTGATGTACGACCCGCCGGACGGCGTGTACGGACCGATGACGCTCGACGCGGTGCGGCGCTTTCAAGAGCTGCAAGGCTTGCAGCAGGACGGCGTGGTCGGCCCGGAGACGTGGTCGGCGATCGGCATCAGCGAGCCGGGCGTGCAGTTAAACGCCGCGCAGGCAGGAGAGTACCGCATCCAGATCGACACGGAGCGCTTCGTGCTTTACCTATACAAATCGGCCCATCTCGTCAAAACGTACTCGGTCGGCGTCGGCACCATGACCATGCCGACACCGCTTGGCGATTGGAAGATCACCCAAAAGGCGCTCAATCCCGGCGGCCCGTTCGGCACGCGCTGGATGCGCCTGTCGATCCCGTTTGGCGGCTACGGCATCCACGGCACCGACAATCCGTATTCGATCGGCAAAGCCGTCTCGCACGGCTGTGTGCGGATGTACAACAAAGACGTGGATGAGCTCTATGAATTGGTCCCGATCGGCACGCTGGTCAAAATCACAGGCGAAGCGCAGACGTCCCGCATCCTGCGCATCGGCGTGCCCTATGGCAACGATGTGATCGAAGCGCAGCGCATGCTGCAGAGCCTCGGCTACTACAAAGGCGACCTCGACGGGCTGTACGGCCCGAATACGGCGGCTGCCGTGCGCTCCTTTCAGGCGGACAAAGACCTCGTCGTCGACGGTATCGTCGGTCCGAACACGCTGGAGAGCATCGTCCAGCACTACGACGAAGCGCTCGGCGTGCGCAATCCGTAA
- a CDS encoding HD-GYP domain-containing protein — protein sequence MLLEYLLFAILTYAAYNMYYYVPVGNHGNFRDDGHILCWIAASLIGGWPVLLFSVMILLVLYSLELYKHGLPYKPKNLLLFITQAVTIYEVSHFLTETVFSLDNPLGIFPAMFLTLCITQLVTVAMSSWLFRVSLRVGGWKRQLLKFNLIDSLYLSLYFICAAYIDTLGATWQLSLLMNGTIMCALIGLYYWRTVGILQAQTVQKKILEVEALNAQITKANQQVLLAFASALEKRDPYTAGHSERVAHYAVQIGRELGLSEKDLDIIRLGGLLHDIGKIGIPDSVLIKPGKLTQEEYDVMKQHPVIGEELLRGATLDDLNAEEREKMLEIVLSHHERPDGRGYPHGLTEAEIPLFAKLTSVADAFDAMTSNRAYRSAMPVAKAASILAEGCGTQFWPPAVEAFLRVLQREAQIAEAAAARQEST from the coding sequence ATGTTGCTGGAATATCTGCTTTTTGCTATCTTAACGTACGCTGCCTACAACATGTACTACTATGTTCCGGTTGGGAATCACGGCAACTTCCGCGATGACGGGCACATTTTGTGCTGGATCGCCGCCTCCTTGATTGGCGGCTGGCCGGTGCTGTTGTTCTCGGTGATGATTTTGCTGGTTTTGTACTCTTTGGAACTGTACAAACACGGCCTGCCGTACAAGCCGAAGAATTTACTTTTGTTTATCACCCAGGCAGTGACGATCTACGAGGTATCCCATTTCTTAACGGAAACGGTGTTTTCCTTAGACAATCCGCTGGGCATTTTTCCGGCGATGTTTCTGACGCTCTGCATCACGCAGCTGGTCACCGTCGCCATGTCGTCCTGGCTGTTTCGCGTGTCGCTGCGCGTCGGCGGCTGGAAACGCCAGCTGCTCAAGTTCAATCTGATCGACTCGCTGTACTTGAGCCTGTATTTCATCTGCGCGGCGTACATCGATACGCTGGGAGCAACCTGGCAGCTCAGCTTGCTGATGAACGGCACGATCATGTGCGCGCTGATCGGACTCTATTACTGGCGCACCGTCGGCATCCTGCAGGCGCAGACCGTCCAGAAGAAGATCCTCGAAGTCGAGGCGCTGAACGCCCAGATCACCAAAGCCAATCAGCAAGTGCTGCTCGCCTTCGCGTCGGCGCTGGAGAAGCGCGACCCGTACACGGCGGGCCACTCGGAGCGCGTCGCCCACTATGCGGTGCAGATCGGCCGGGAGCTGGGGCTGTCCGAAAAAGACCTCGACATCATCCGTCTTGGCGGGCTGCTCCATGACATCGGCAAGATCGGCATCCCGGACAGCGTGCTGATCAAGCCGGGCAAGCTGACCCAGGAAGAGTATGACGTGATGAAACAGCATCCGGTGATCGGCGAAGAGCTCCTGCGCGGGGCGACGCTCGACGATCTGAACGCCGAAGAGCGCGAGAAGATGCTGGAGATCGTGCTCTCCCATCATGAGCGCCCCGACGGGCGCGGCTATCCGCACGGCTTGACCGAGGCGGAGATCCCGCTGTTCGCCAAGCTGACATCCGTCGCCGATGCTTTCGACGCGATGACGAGCAACCGCGCCTACCGCAGCGCCATGCCGGTCGCCAAAGCGGCGAGCATCCTCGCCGAAGGATGTGGCACGCAGTTCTGGCCGCCGGCGGTGGAAGCGTTTTTGCGCGTGTTGCAGCGGGAAGCGCAGATCGCCGAAGCGGCAGCCGCACGACAAGAAAGCACCTGA
- a CDS encoding acetoin utilization protein AcuC translates to MAGNGNSAFVYSDAFTRYKFTEDHPFNPKRLEMTLDLIRTLDLLDPGQIVTPRPATFEELARVHDPRYLEAVIAASAADADPDDFARWGLGTEDTPIFTGMHDATSLIAGGTLVAAELVMSGAARHALNMAGGLHHARRAEASGFCVYNDIAVAIAYLRETYGARVAYIDTDAHHGDGVQWIFYEDPDVLTLSLHETGKYLYPGTGEIVERGEGRGYGYSLNVPLEAFTEDDSWMNAMRSVVIPTLQKFAPDIIIHQNGCDAHHYDPLTHLSATTRIYREMPQVTRMLAEELCDGRLVAVGGGGYDIWRVVPRAWTMLWAELNGDPLPERVPDAWLSRWQSESPDPLPAHFIDPPGSFEPIPRRAIIEEKNEITVRRVLNGTPLLF, encoded by the coding sequence ATGGCTGGAAACGGAAACAGCGCGTTTGTGTACAGCGACGCGTTTACCCGGTATAAATTTACGGAAGACCATCCGTTCAATCCGAAACGCTTGGAGATGACGCTCGATCTGATCCGCACGCTGGATCTGCTCGATCCCGGCCAGATCGTCACGCCGCGCCCGGCGACGTTTGAGGAGCTGGCCCGCGTGCATGACCCGCGCTATCTGGAGGCGGTGATCGCCGCATCGGCAGCCGATGCCGACCCGGACGATTTTGCCCGCTGGGGTCTGGGCACCGAGGATACGCCAATCTTCACCGGGATGCACGACGCCACATCGCTGATCGCCGGCGGAACGCTGGTTGCAGCCGAACTGGTGATGTCCGGCGCCGCTCGCCATGCGCTGAACATGGCGGGCGGCCTGCATCATGCGCGGCGGGCGGAGGCGTCCGGATTTTGCGTCTACAACGACATCGCCGTCGCCATCGCCTATCTGCGCGAAACGTACGGCGCCCGCGTCGCGTACATCGACACCGATGCCCACCACGGCGACGGCGTGCAGTGGATCTTCTATGAAGATCCGGACGTGTTGACGCTCTCCCTGCATGAGACGGGCAAATACCTCTACCCCGGCACCGGCGAGATCGTCGAGCGCGGCGAAGGGCGCGGCTACGGCTATTCGCTGAACGTGCCGCTGGAAGCGTTCACAGAAGACGATTCGTGGATGAACGCCATGCGCTCCGTCGTCATCCCGACGTTGCAGAAGTTCGCCCCCGACATCATCATCCACCAGAACGGCTGTGACGCGCACCACTACGACCCGCTGACCCATCTCTCGGCGACGACGCGCATCTACCGCGAGATGCCGCAAGTCACGCGGATGCTGGCCGAAGAGCTGTGCGACGGGCGCCTCGTCGCTGTCGGCGGCGGCGGGTATGACATCTGGCGCGTCGTGCCGCGGGCGTGGACGATGCTCTGGGCGGAGCTAAACGGCGACCCTTTGCCGGAGCGCGTGCCGGACGCCTGGCTGTCCCGCTGGCAGAGCGAATCGCCAGATCCTTTGCCCGCGCACTTTATCGATCCGCCCGGCAGCTTTGAGCCGATCCCCCGCCGGGCGATCATCGAAGAGAAGAATGAAATCACCGTGCGCCGAGTTCTTAATGGAACTCCACTTCTGTTTTGA
- a CDS encoding CBS and ACT domain-containing protein codes for MLVEQIMTRDVVTLAPDNTLQEALDISRRHRLRHLPVVKDGFLVGLISDRDLRAAAPSSLDQAGDNSILCDVRVEQLMVNEVITAHPLDFAEDAASQIYKHFIGCLPVVSQNKLVGIVTERDVLRTLVEMMGVNAPTSRIEVEVPDKSGMLAQISDLLRARRINTSAVMVFPGGKEGYKTIVFRIRTMDPRGFIQDIEAAGYRVKMHPCAVTDGEV; via the coding sequence ATGCTCGTAGAACAGATCATGACTCGTGACGTGGTGACTCTTGCGCCCGACAACACCTTGCAGGAAGCGCTCGACATCTCGCGCCGCCACCGCTTGCGGCATCTGCCCGTGGTCAAGGACGGCTTTCTCGTCGGCCTGATCTCCGACCGCGACCTGCGCGCCGCCGCGCCGTCCAGTCTGGACCAGGCGGGCGATAACTCGATCCTCTGCGACGTGCGGGTCGAGCAGTTGATGGTCAACGAGGTGATCACGGCGCATCCGCTCGATTTTGCCGAAGACGCCGCGTCGCAGATTTACAAGCACTTCATCGGCTGCCTGCCGGTCGTCAGCCAAAACAAGCTGGTCGGCATCGTCACCGAGCGCGACGTGCTGCGCACCTTAGTCGAGATGATGGGGGTCAACGCTCCGACCTCGCGGATCGAAGTGGAAGTGCCCGACAAGTCGGGCATGCTCGCCCAGATCTCCGACCTGCTGCGCGCCCGGCGCATCAACACATCGGCCGTGATGGTCTTCCCCGGCGGAAAAGAAGGCTACAAGACGATCGTCTTCCGGATTCGGACGATGGACCCGCGCGGCTTCATCCAAGACATCGAAGCGGCCGGATACCGCGTCAAGATGCACCCGTGCGCGGTGACAGACGGCGAGGTGTAG
- a CDS encoding GNAT family N-acetyltransferase, which translates to MEHPKTYFSKTVATAGGELIIEGPVEPERLAAYEFHEGLSAFRVPEKQKQAVIGIAGLPEGRIIIARHGSVVAGYVTYLYPDPMERWAEAQMDNLIELGAIEVAAPYRGRSVAKALLDISFRDDAMDDYIVISTEYYWHWDLETTGLSVWDYKEVMKKIMGSVGMEMFATDDPEITSHPANMLMARIGSRIDLDAIEKFNEVRFKNRFFY; encoded by the coding sequence ATGGAACATCCCAAGACTTACTTCAGCAAGACGGTCGCCACTGCGGGCGGCGAACTGATCATCGAAGGTCCGGTCGAGCCGGAGCGGCTGGCCGCTTATGAGTTTCACGAGGGCCTGTCCGCCTTTCGCGTGCCGGAAAAACAAAAGCAGGCGGTGATCGGCATCGCCGGGCTGCCGGAAGGGCGAATCATCATCGCCCGGCATGGCTCGGTCGTCGCCGGCTATGTCACCTACCTCTACCCCGATCCGATGGAGCGCTGGGCGGAGGCGCAGATGGACAATCTGATCGAGCTTGGCGCGATCGAAGTCGCCGCACCGTACCGGGGCAGAAGCGTCGCCAAAGCGCTGCTCGACATCTCGTTTCGCGACGACGCGATGGATGATTATATTGTGATCTCAACCGAGTATTACTGGCACTGGGATTTGGAAACCACCGGACTGAGCGTCTGGGATTATAAAGAAGTGATGAAAAAGATCATGGGTTCGGTCGGGATGGAGATGTTTGCGACCGATGACCCGGAGATCACCTCCCATCCGGCGAACATGCTGATGGCCCGCATCGGATCGCGCATCGATCTCGATGCGATCGAGAAATTCAACGAGGTTCGCTTCAAGAACCGCTTCTTCTATTAA